Part of the Girardinichthys multiradiatus isolate DD_20200921_A chromosome 14, DD_fGirMul_XY1, whole genome shotgun sequence genome is shown below.
CCGGTGTGGTGGTGGGCTCCCCTCCATCCCCCTCCACACCTGGCCAAACTTTCAGGTCATGCATCCCCTGGCGGAACATGCTAGAACAGTGGTGGCGGAGGTGTTAAAAGTGTTACAGGGGAGAATTATTTGACACACATATCAAATAAATAGGAACTGTGATTGGatcttgttgattttttttattaccattaattaattttatttcatttcatcaaTAGCCAACCAAAACATAACTGTGACAGAGAAAACTCACCCATATTTGCCAAACAGGGTGACTGTGGTTCCCCCAACAGGAACAGCTCTGCCTGGCCCATAGATGTCCCACACAGTGAGAGCGACCTGGGCACTCTGCGGAAGGTCGGGGTACTTCACCGGCAGCCGCAGCCACTCATTCCAGCTGTAtggtaaataaaatcaaaagtcAGATTAAATGCACCCATCACAGAAGAAGAGGCAATAGAAGTACTATCATCATATTTGACAACAAGGTTAAAGCACATATGTCTAGAAGAAAAAAACGCAGCGTGTTCTTACTTCCACCGTGTGCTGAAGGCTTTGTACGATGTGCGGACGGGAAGAGCGAGAGGTTTTCCCTCTGCAAACACCTGACAGGTGACGTAGAGGTCCGAGCAGTTCTCCTGGTACAGACCTGAAAACCGCAGCATCGGGTCCTCCAGCAGCGCTTTGTAGCTCTTCTGCTCTCGCTTTCCTTCCAAACTACCTCTGTTGGAGAACaatggagaaagaaagagaaaggtgCTCATAATTAAGTCAGTAACAGAATAAATAATTGCTCTTTCCAGGTTAAAAAGCATCAGATTATTTCCATTTCTTTTGAGTTTTCTGATGCagcacagattaaaacaaaaatgttgactACGGTCCTTATAGATTTCCAgaattatttcataaaatataaattcaaaTTAATGATAATCATTCAATCTTACATGCCGCTGTAAGAATTGTAGCAAGGTCATTTTGAAACAAAGCGTAAGATTTCCTGTTTGCCACAAGCAGCTTAAGAGACATAGCAGACATGTGAAAGAtcagatgctctggtcagatgagaccaaagcagAACTTTATGacctacataaaaaaaatatcttgtgctggaaagctaacactgcacatcaacctGAACATACCGTCCAGGCAAAAAGACATGGTGTGGGAAGCATTGTGTTGTGAGAGAGACAGGGAAGCCGAGGtggataggaagatggatggagcaatgTACAAAACATTCctgtaagaaaatgttttaagggCTGCAAAAATTTGAAGgctgggacagaggttcacatgccagcagaacaacaaccctacacatacagccagagctacaattgaaAGGTTTAGATCAAGAGTCCAAAACCCAGGCCTGAAGGGCCAGCGGCATGCAACTTCTAGATGCATTTCAAATAATTAGGTGGATAGCAGGACTCTGTAGAACCTGACTGCATGCTGAGGAGATATTGGCTATTTGATCCAGCTCTGTTGCTTACCCATGTGTTAGAAAGGCACAGTCAGAGGCCAGCTCTTACAATAACAGAGTTTGAGCTACTTTGCAAAAGAatttgaatacatccctggcatTTTACTATCACAAAGGAAAAAgcacatgaatacttttgtgaaGGCACAAGTTAAGATGATCCCCATTTATGCAAAGCCTATTTCCTCTAAACTTTAtcaattttttatattaaactcaGAAAAAGGGGCAGCAAAGAACATTCTGTTTGTTGATGCGTTTATAGACTGAACAAAATTGGGacttttcagttttgatgcataTTATGTGCTGGGAAAACCTGATTTTTCACTATTTGACCAGCTGAATTTGACTGGTGTATTAGTGTTAAATAGGCATAATGCAAGTATAAAGAATACACTGTGTCCATATATTTACAATTGTTGAGGAGGAAGTAAGCTCGAAATCAAAATCAGTACTTTCCGCTTACGAGTTAACTAAAGACTTTTTCTCATTAAAAACAGGACAGACCGAACAAAGAAACACGCAGCGCATCAAAACACTGGTGTTCGTTCATTGTGAATGGAAACTGGTGAACTGACAGGACATAATAAGACgaaaacacaaaatcaaacaggttcataaaaattcctaataaaaaaaacaaactgggaTTAAAAGAGTAAAATCCCACTTCAGTGTTTCATGTTAAACGTTGTGAAAACGCAGAGCGCAAACACACCGAGCCTCCTGTCAGATCACAGGACAAAGTAGTCCCACAGCTTCATCAGAACATACGGCTTCAGCAGCCCAACTCACATCTTCAGTTGAACGTTAATGTCCAGGTCACAGCTGTAGACATAGTTAAACTTGTCGGTGTCCATCTTCCGACGAGAAAAACACTCAATTTTACCCCCAAACCGGACAACTTCAACATGAAAATACCCggacgtttttctttttttttttggtgagaCAGTATTGCGACAACAAGGCCTCGGCTCGGCGCAGAAACACTCCACAGAGACCGGATAAAGGCCCACCAGCGGAGCTGATGACTTTATCCgtttaaaaatgataaatgagTGCCTTAAATCACAATTAAGACTCTAATTAGATACTCTTTTGCCGGgcatgattttatgttttagtaGCTACACAGCATTGACCGAAATTTCCAGTCAGGTCAGAGTAGTCGATTATCGATGCGGTGAGGCGAGGAAGACCCATGGAGCGCTCGTTGAATCCTGTGTTGATTATTTGAGTCTGGTGCAGGGCTTCAAGCGTTCTGTTAAAGTTGCAATGTACGAAAATATATCAAGGAActacattattttacaaaaacaccAGAAAATATTCTACTCGAATACCAAGTTGAATACTTACCTAACTTTTGATAATTTTTAACATGAAAACTAAAGGTTACGACACATTCTAAAGTACAATGCAAATAATTGCACGTATACAAAGATATTGGGTCATCAGGTAACTTGGGATAAGataagaaaaatgcattttaccCTTGCCCTTGCCATGGAAACGATAtggttaaaagtttgaaagcgTATCACCAAAGTCACGAACTGTAATTTTCAAGGCAAGGGTAAAATCCCTTTTTACTTATCCTGTCCCAGAATACCTAAGGTCCCTATACACCTTAATCCAACACATTGAAATGGAATGAATTATTCTATCATAACAGCAAATTAGGAAATAAACATTCTCAATAGTTTAATTATCTCTGAAAACGTTAAAATTTTCACACCAAACATTTTCTAATCACTAAATGAGTACTGATAAAGTACTAGCAGTCAGTTTTAATTCCAGGGCATTTATATCTTTCCAGTaactatgtttgttgtttaattGGTCATAATCATTTCACCCTCCATTGGTTTTATTGTCAGTAGTTTCTTTATCTATAGCCCCAAAAGACAGTAAACAACTAAGTCCAAAGGTCTGTCATGTACAGATCTGACACCTTCACATTAGGCCTTTGTCAGTTAGGCTAGTGGAGGTAATTCCAAGCAAAGCATTTAAAGGGGAATGATTTTACTGTTAAATATGCAACATTTTCGAACCAACAAAATATCAGCTCCCCTGTAGTAACCAATCTCTATTTAGAGTTGTTTCATGACCACCagaaatacaaaattaaaatatatcaaaTCAAAATTAACTTTcttatacaggtgcatctcagtaaagTGGATTATGCTTTCCAAGGGGGCTCTTTtgacagaataaaaaaagcaccatttgaaaataacaacctttaagaaggtcttaaacatacttttcattaacctcacatttatgcattaaaaaaagttttctcATTAGGTTTAGGCAGAAAATTATAATTCACATAATACACATATTcctaaaacattcaaaaagcaacatatcaagaggtttatttaaaaaataaacaagaacaTTCAATTGGGCTGCACGTTGGtgcagttagtagcactgttgccttgcagcaagaaggtcctgggttcaattcctggccaggggtctttctgcatggagtttgtatgttctccccgtgcatgtgtgggttttcaccgggtactctggcttcctcccacagtccaaagacatgcctattaggttaattggtcactctaaattgcccttaggtgtatgaatgagtgtgtgcatggttgtttgtgtgttgccctgcgatggactggcgacctgtccagggtgtaccctgcctcttgcccatagactcctggagataggcaccagcgtccctgtgacccactatggagtaAGCAGTTGAAAATGACTTAGTGAGTGAGAACATTCATAAGTAATTCATACTTCAGTCCCTTTGGAGGCAAAGTTTAAAGGGTAGAAATCCAAATGGATTTAATTTGCCTGAGTAACCTATCAGGGTCACCACCCCAGATCGGATTGTAACCTGTTCAGTACCATAATACTGTGGAGAGGAAATATCATTGCATAATGGGATAATTTGAATTGCttctctgttgtgtttttttttcctactcACTGATCATTTGCTCAAGCTTTCTTGTAGTTTTCCAAAGATATGCAAGGCAACATACCATTGACACAATGCTGCAAGAATTACTAACTCACCCAtacaaataatttaattcagaCTTTTATGTCTAAAGGTGTACAAAATCCAGCACCATAGGCATGATGCATGGTACCCTGATGGAATGCTACCGGTGCAATAAGGCCAGGCATGACATGTCCTTGCCTTGCTACTAAATATTCAATTCAGGTAAACTGTAATCATTGTAATATGTTTTCCAGATGAAATGTTGCTTAATAAATTTTGCAGGTTTGATAGTGGGCAGTAGTGGCATTTTTGGTTTCCGGGACTGACCCTTCCTCCTCCTTCGCACTTATGTCAACAAGTAGATGTCCAAATCTGATTGTTATGACTATTATGTAAGCATATTTTATTCGAGGATACAACAAAAAGACGTAAGAAAAAAAGTATACCAAAACGTACAAAATATTGTCCCATTTGAAGAAAGGCgattcaattttttttcaatttgacAGATGCAACTAGGATGAATCTAAACTGAGAagacaacacaaaaaaactgcagTCAGTGTTGGAAACGTTTATGATCTAAAGTAAATATTATCATTTAAACACATGGAGGAAATGAGATGGAGGTGGTCTGCATGGCCATTAGTGGTTGTGCATCATCAGTCGCTTCTCATGTTTTGGGTCAACCTGAAGCACTTTCTAACACTGTTTGTTGTATTTGACAGAATCTAAGTAAACGTCAGGATGTGAACGAACCTGCAAAGCCCAGATAAGAGAGTCGATCTGAACCCAGAGGAGCTACATCTGACTTGCTAAAAACTAAAGGCTGAAACAACCAACAGCTAAATATGACACAAAggtttgattaaaaatgaacatTATAATTTCCGTCacagtgattttttttcagttcttttaGAAACCACAAAAAAGAGGACCCAGTTTAACTGACGCTGagactttttacttttataatcCTTTGGTCATCATATGCCAGTCTATATGGTGATAATTTAATGATCATACAACACACCATCAACTGCTTGATGTAAAAATACAATTCATAGAcactatttaaatgtatttaattcccTTTTACgaaggaaaaatggaaaaaaaagaatagcAAATCAGGAAgggcaaataaaaacatgcatccaATGTAATGATGTAATGTATTTATGATGATAaaatttaatgcagaaatgaaaatatgcaaacattaattaaagaaaatgaccaaaataaacagtttttctagTTTTTTGGAATAAAGTTTAATCAGTACAACTAGTTTTCATCCCAAAGATTATGTCATGAAAAGAGTCATGGACACTTTCAGAGTCCTCCCCACTTAAAATGCGATTGTCTCCAAATACGTGCATGTCCATGAAGTTAAAAGGCATGACAGGAAAATCCTCATCTTCTGTTTTGATAGATCTGCCCTTGTCATTGCTGACAACATACTTGACAAGTTGGGGTTTCAGCTCCGTGTCAACATGTTTTAAGGGACCCTTGAGCTCCAAAGAGGTCAGTACCACCCAAGCTTGAAAATAGAGTGTAAATTCTTCTTCAATTTtatcagaataaataaaaaggaccTCCAGCTTGACAAAAGATTTGTCTATAATGAAAGAGGGAACTTTGAGTCATACAGACCAAGCGAATGAAAAAACTCCCCTGACTATACTCAGAGGGACCCATCAACGCTTTCCAGCAACGGTGGAGGTACCAGAGAAGTCATGTTATGTGGCCCCGGGGCCCCATGTGAGAGGTTCGGGTGGATTTTTCCTATGATCTTGTACTCTGTCCACAGATAAACAAGTTGAAGAGGATGAGCTAATCATTTTTCAGAGCACTGTAAAATCAGATCAGCTGACACTTCAGACTTTTCTTTccatgaaaaaagaaataaagttgcTACCAAGTTTATGCAGATATGTAGATCTGctaaaacaattgttttttgcAACCCGGTTCTGGTGTTGATTAATCTCTACTAGAAATgcacatatttatatttatagtaGGCAATAcaacaatacattttaagttTTGAAAATCTTTACGATGCATCAAATCATGGTGAAAACGACCAAAATATCTTCTGTTGTGGAAATAAGTCCTTTTCATGCTAGTTTTGCATGTTGCTACTTtagtacaaaaacaaaatgaccagTACTTTTTTACATAGCTACTGTTACACTTTACTTTTTGCGCATAATAAAGGAGAAATATAGgaacatacataaataaatttagATTTGTTACACACTGCTGGACAAAGTGTGTTTTAATCATTATTAACCTTTATGCTAATGAGGCTAACTAGCTGCTAACTCCAGCCACATATTGCTTTCTTTATCTGAACTAGGGTccagaaacccagcagatgtatttatattttataaacgTGAGAAATAGCATAATGTGGCAAAATTCATGGCTAATAAGGGAATACCCAAACACATGATGAATAATACCCCTGACAAAAAGAGCACCAGGCCAAGTGAATCCAACTTAATCCCAAAATATTGTCGAGGAACCAAAACAAACTTGTCAGCACCAACCAAGCATGACAGACCatatggcaaaaacaaaatggaaaccaTGAACGATGTATACTGGAAGGTGATTGGTATCTACAGAAGGCAGATGTTGAATGGAAACCAGAAGGATATCTACTGATTATGGCAGGAGTCACAcgaacacctcaaacacatggaaaataacacaaaaaagaataaagtgtGCCTCAGGAATAAAGATACAAAACCTCAAACTTGCTAAAGACTTAAATTGTAATTATATGGATTTAATGTGTGAATTAACAAttgctttaaataaatattaaaagcacAGAATTACTGTGGTATTAATACAGTTCATGAGTGTATGCAAACTGGAAGGATGGAAAAAACCTTGAGCCCTTAGAATCTCATCAAACAGTTGTGAATATTTTGTAGGTGAACTTGCATCAGAACGGGTATCCGGTGGTAAAAAGGTATCATACTATACTAaggttttcctgttttaaaaaaaatatccagaCCCTTTTTCTCATACGCtgtaaaatgtttgagttttcAAGTTACAACTACGTGCTTTTTGTCATCGTCGAGCTTTTGCATAATTCTGGAATCAGCATTCAATCAGTCTTCTTAATATTGTGTATAAATTAGTAGATTTCAtataaattggttggtttctaTAATCTTAATCAGGGCAACATTACCCTACTTTATCTATTCACATAACCAGTTCTAACATGTGTTTTGGATAATTTTCCTGTTGGAACATCCAACTGTGATCAAATCTCAATCCTCTAGCTATGGATTTCAGGTGAAGTTGCTAAACTTCAATATTCCATCTCTTTTTGCAATGCAAGGGTCCCTCCAGGCCCATGCTAAATATTATAATAGATATATAGTATATTATAATggaaatatgttaatatttaaatGGCCTGGTCAATACTAAACTAAAAAAGCGGTTTAATTGTGATGAATAATAGTAAATATATCCAATCCCTCTGGATCTCCTCCTTCTTGGGCCTCTCTCTCACTGTCCTCCAGCTCACCTCTCCTCTACCCTTCCATTGCTTAGTTATTACATGGATGTGTCAATGTTTCTATCACTTTTTGAGTTTCATGCCTTTTGAAACACGGCCAGAACATCTCTATAGTGCCAAACCCATGAAAAGATACAGGATTCACATCTGTCCAACCCCCTCCAAACAACAGCACCTCCTCATTCCTGACTGATGGCGCCACTTTCCACAGCCAGGGCTACGGGCCACATAACGACCACACCTCCACGGCACAGACTTAAAGCCTCAGGATGTATAAATGAGGGAACATAAGGAGAAGGGGAATCAGAAGCTTATTCGACCAAATGAAGATGGAGCTCACTGTAGTTAACTGGGTTGTTGCAGCTGCAGGCTTTCTTCTGTTCTGGGACAGTAATggctctgcagcacctcttgaGTGCCACTTTAACTCCAGAGGTGAGAAATCCTATTTTACCCaaattaaagcttttattttaataatccaATTTAAAAATGTCCATGTGTTGTCCCAGCTCTATGCGAGTTCGAGGGTAGGCAGTACGCCCTGGGGGAGACCTGGATGGACAATGCCTGTATGCAGTGCACCTGTTTGCACCCTGTTGGTGTCGGTTGCTGTGAGACGTGAGTAACACAAACACCCAGAATACCCCTAGCAGATTTATGTTTAAagtaatgttttccttttaccaacatgttacttctgactggaagtaacatTAACATTAGGGGGTGGAGATCTGTGATTATTTATTGATCGATCGATATCTATCGTTAAAGTTTCACATatcaaaactgtgtttttttaatttagattcAAGTAACTTTATTGACCATTGAACAAAAATACAGTTTAGGTGCaacaaaatgagtaaaaacaacTACACAAAGGATTATTGATCAATGTACATTATTTCAGTCCTGATTTataaatttttaaatatattttatataaaatatgtatatatatattgatatatTGTATTAGTTTTTAAACTTAAGGTGGTCTTTATGCTGAAAAGTATGCAGTTTTTCTTATGATTCCTGAattgcactttatttttttaataatctttgACGCTATGGCTGTGCTGCATTGCACAGCCATAGTGTTTTCTTAAGATGTGGAACATGGAAACAAGAAGACATTTGAATAATTTACTGGTAAATTGCCTTTTTTTTGTGAGTTTGTACTGCCACCCCCTGAAGGAATGGTGCCCTGGGTGGGGAGCCATATCTCTCATATAGAAAAACAACCTCTGACCTATAATGAAGTTAGCTTTAGATGTTTAGAggatatagatttatcttaatatgaaaaagaaattatttcatttaacatAGAATTTGTCAAGCAGATATATTATGTGGTATTTGAGAGTATAAAGCAATGTATTATAAGTATGTTCTCTGTACGTTTAAACAACCAGAGTCCCGACTGCACAATAAAAACCTATAGTGTAAGAAACTGGGAAGCATTTGAACCCCTAGGAGTGCTACACAAAGACCATCTCGTTGACTGTGCAGGATGCATCGACCGGTGGACTTCCCTGCCTGGTGTGAGATGAAGGTGGAGCCAGTGACTTGCAAAGTGTTTCTGGTCCAGACAGCTGACCCCCGCCTGCCATGCACCCCGGGTGAAACAGACCAAGACCCCAGGCATGGATCACTCCAGCTGCAGTTCGATGGGGGGATACGCACAGAGACCAACAACAGCCTAACCTACATCTAAATATcagcaattatttttttttttgctgcatctACATTAAACACATCTGTGAATCTGGCACAGTATCAATACTAGGAgtctgtctttttaaaacaaagcttCCAAAATTCTGAAAAGAAGCCATCTATGTTGCTTGTATGAAACTTCTTAATTGGTATGCTTCTTGCAAGTATAAAAGTATATAATTTACCTTCTTTTGAATCCATTTTATTACAGGATTTAACCTTACTCAGTGATACTTTTCATATTTAACAGCATCTTTTGATGTTCTTTGCTGAAAAATGACACCTTTAGTTAAAACAAAGTAGTAATCTAAATATAAGCAAATGTGCAGATCATATGTAATAGTTAGCtatatatgtttttctgttcattttggcCTGTTTTCTGCTGTAACTCATTTAACCTGCAGATGAAACtcttgtgtaaaataaaataacattaaataaaataacatacaaTTTGAGGTCATACTTTATATTTTCTTGtgctcaaaaaaaaaagctcttatACAGAGAAAACATCCTGCATAAGTAATGCTAgcttcaaataataaaaataacaactgTTCATGCATAGAGCAGTTCTGAAATAACCACAAAAAGAAGAGTTACATTTTTCTAAAAGAATGttcaacaacattttaaaattccaAAACAGTCTCATATACATTGTGTTTCCATACAAATTGAATCTACCCACTCTACATGTGTatttcttacacacacacacacacacacacacacacacacacacacacacacacacacacacacacacacacacaaatcctTAAAACTGTGTAGCTCTAGTGGTCAGATATTGATGCTGTTGGTCCCGGTAAACTGGGACATGTAGGACGCTAACGCTGGGTTTGTGGGCAGCACTTTGATGGGCAGGTTCCAACTGAAGGTGTCCACATCGACGTCTTCCGCCCCAGCCCAGACGGTGACCTCTGATTGGTTCTGCAGAACGGCGGGAGGCTCCATTGGCTCACGGGCTGTGACAAATTCAAAGTGCAGGCGCCACCTCAGAGCCACTGAAAAGCGAGAGGGAATAAAGTCAATGATGCGTTACATTATTAAACCACTTAATTATGAATCAGTCTGGTCAATATAGCGTCTAAAATGTTTGATATAAAATGTATGATAAATTGTtcacatgatgctaccaccaagGTGCTTGACAGCTGATATGGTTCCCTTAGCTTTTGAAAGAATCACCTCAAGTCCTCCAAATATTTCTCTTGTAAATTTAGCTAAGTAGCTCAGTTTTTGTCTGCTTGACTTGTTCATGTGGCTGAAAGGAGCAGATTTTGGAGAAGAGGCTATTTTCTTAGTCTGCGCCTTCTCAGGTAATGTTTATGTCAAACGTTTTCCACTTTATGATAGACTTGAGCCTTGGTGGTTCTTCTGCCaagaaaaagatgtgaaacatgTAGACAGATTTTAGCCAGAAGCTTGCTGATGGCTACAGGGAACCGGTGGTTTCGTTGCAACCTGATAAAGGTCAGTCAATTAAATATTAATGCAGGTGCATGTATATGTTGAGAGGTTGTATGTAtaaattagagaaaatccacattAAATTAAAACTTGTGCACCAAGTTCTTATTTTTACATATCATTGAAGGTCTAGTCATTTCCCCgtgaaagaaaaattatacaaataagtctttaaaaactttaaacctGTATTATGTAAATGCCTCATATTGAGTATATTGGTTTTGATGGAAGCTTGTAAAAAAAATCCTACGACTGAAATTAGTTTAAACATTTCCTTtggtctgaaatgttctgtatATGTTGCAATTTTTCCGAATTGTTTAAACAACTTGATGTTGGAGTTTGACCTACTGACAGCAGACTGACCGATCTCTGTGCTGAAGCCTGGCGTGACGTTGAGGGGTATGGGCAGGGAGAAGTGGCTGGAGGCGGTGTGGAGGCAAGACTCCAGGTGTCGCCCGTGTCCAGCCACGCTGATGGGCTGTCCGGGTCGCCGCTGATACTGCTGCTGGATCTCCTCCTCGCTTTGAAGGCTGACTGAATACTGGGAAGACACATTCAAAGCATTCTGGAAGAGTTACACAGGAAGTAAATATGGGAAAGTAATGTTAAAAACATACAGTGAACCCACCTGCAGGCAGGGAATGTCTCCCTCGGAGAAGTTGAAAGTGCCAATGACGTCCTCTCCGAGTCTGTAAACAGTCTTGAAGATGCAGAACTTCGCCACTTTTCCTCGCGTGTTGGTGATGTTAAACATGTCTGGGTGTGACAAAGATGAGAGGAAATGTGTGtacaaatgatggaaacaacaacaaaacggCTTTGCTTTGA
Proteins encoded:
- the msmp1 gene encoding LOW QUALITY PROTEIN: prostate-associated microseminoprotein (The sequence of the model RefSeq protein was modified relative to this genomic sequence to represent the inferred CDS: substituted 1 base at 1 genomic stop codon), which encodes MYKXGNIRRRGIRSLFDQMKMELTVVNWVVAAAGFLLFWDSNGSAAPLECHFNSRALCEFEGRQYALGETWMDNACMQCTCLHPVGVGCCETMHRPVDFPAWCEMKVEPVTCKVFLVQTADPRLPCTPGETDQDPRHGSLQLQFDGGIRTETNNSLTYI